The sequence below is a genomic window from Plodia interpunctella isolate USDA-ARS_2022_Savannah chromosome 5, ilPloInte3.2, whole genome shotgun sequence.
atatatagatgaaatcaaatatgttttaatgttaCCTCATTTATTACTATCAATACCTACTTTACATGTCAATGTATTTTTCTCATAGGCTAGATACTGAAATGACAAATATATGCATAatttagcaatattttttccgtTTCTATTTTACCACAATGACTTTAGGAACATGCTCAATGGCTCATATAtgtgcattattattatttagtatgttATGTGTTTCATTGATTAATAATGTTGCGTAGGTAGCGAGGCGTCGCCGCCGCCGTGCGAGGTGTTTCTGGGAGGCTCCTGCAATCCCACCACCTGGAGGTCCGACATAGCAATACCTATGCTCAAGACCATGGGCATCACGTACTTCAATCCGGTGAGTCAATGCTTCTAGCTACCTTAGATGGGTTTACCCAGATTCTTCAGCGCAAAagcaatatcaaatattttaattaaattagtagCTAGTTCATACTAATTAAACAAACGCACATTATACGCGTAAGTAagtaattcatttaatatggGTCATGTACATGGTAAATATCCGAATCATTAATCGAAGCCCATCTCCCTAATCTCTCCCCATATAATTTCATTGCACTACATAACTAATCTGATTTCTCTGTAAACATGTCAACTGAGCAATTTCCCAAAAGATTGTCTGAAAGAAATTGCTAGCAGCAATAAAGTCGCCTTTTAAGctatgttataattttgtattttgtacttataaatactttGTAACTCATTTGTTCCAGAAAGTCTTGTTGTGTTTTCAGCTGATTCGTTTATGgtagattttaatattcatgatGCAGTATTGTACTTTTGCAAGCAAGTAGCTGTAACAAATGCATCATCTATTGGTAGTGGCGTAGTAGAGCGAGTACAGTCGGTCATTATCGTATATTATAACGGCTATTGTTCGAGATAATCACGTAACACTTACACGAGGAATGAGGTGCAAGTTCAAATCTACCGACCGCTATTTTGCTTTAAACATTACTTAAAAAAGGGGCttggaaaaacatttttgacagtTCTGTTAGTTCGGTTAATATTTTGCTTGGAACGAGAACGAAATtagaacattttcaaaaaacgGTTTAATCCGCAGTCAGTTGTGGACGGTATGCAGCGATTTGATTGTATGAACCTGCGAGTGAATGAGAGTTTGCATTATGACATCCATAAAATGcactattaaaattgaaaactataaaaatgtttgaaaaatcTACATCGCAAAGTTGGATTAAAGACTTTAAGGGTAGTGTTATCATTCgttaacataaatatgttaattctaatttttattttatagtttaatttgaaatcatGATATAATGTGGTCATAAATTGAGCTTTTGgtattatgtatgtgtttatTAAAGATAAGTCAACATCAACagttaaactaaatatttttttatgattttgtcAACAGCAAGTGGACGACTGGTCGATGGAGTTAGTGGAGGTGGAGCACCAAGCTAAGGCTAAGGCACGAGCATTACTGTTCGTGTTGGATAGCGAGACACGCGCAGTGGCCGCCGCGGTGGAGGTGGCGCATCTGGCCGCCGCGCCAAAGGACCTGCTGCTCGTGTTGAAGCCGTACACCAGACATCAGGCAATTGGCGGCGAGACCGTCTCTGACCAGTGAGTAGCTCACGAACAAAACAAGTACCAATGATAGGATAAACATCTGTCAAGAGTTGACGAACATAATCTCTACACTATGTATCTCGTCTTCGCTTTCAATGTcacttcattttattataatatttacgatAACATGATACAACTtgggaaatattatttattttgtctaagtCTGAATTACATTTTCCTAGTACTGTTATGAAGATCGCAATATAACTTTACGATGTTTTTGAAGTAAATGAACAAAActgatttgtatttatatagttatggACGGTGTGATGTGAAATAGCATCTGTGTCTGTGATGACATCATGTATGAAAATCGTTGTGCAATTTCTAATTACGGTTTATTTTGTAGCGAATATGTGGAGTTGGCGCGGGCGCGAGCCACGCTGCAAGAGACAGTGGAGCGGAGGGGACTACCAGTTTTCACGGACATTCCTGCGGCATTGCGATGCGCGCGAGCAGTTTTGCGCGGCGCCAGAACGCATCCTAGGCAATCTTTAGGACATACAATCCTGAGATTGAAGAGGGTGTATGATGCGGCTGGCGGTCGAAACGGGCGGCTCTCTCGTACCAAAGCAATCGATGCGCTGAGAGATATGACTAACTCGACGCAAGACGTGGATCGCTGCCTGCCTCCGTCCGCAAACTACATCGACTTTGAAATGTTCTGTGCGGCTGTTGCAGAACTTGCCACGGATGCTGGTGAGCTGAATCAAAACAGACGcaatttattgtcatttaatTGCATTCGCAGGAATACCGTTTTTTAGTCTTATTTCTTGTGTTATTGAAgataaaacttttgaaattattatacaaattggctaaaataaaatgtaacagtATTCTTGCGCGCTTGATCGATGCACTGTGTTAACTCGGTGTCGGGTAGCCGGTAAGGGTCGTGTTTGTTGAAGGGCTGGCGCTGTCTCCGCGGGTGAGTGCGGAGTGTGTTGGGAGCGGGAGGGCGAGTATGACGTCTCGGGTGCTCCGCGTTTTCCGCTCCCTCCGCGACAGAATATCTCCGTCCACACTCGGTGCGTTCACGCACTTTCCATTCATCATTATACCTACCTCGTTTTGTCATCAAGGTTTCTCAATGTGTAATATCATTCGTCATTGTAACCGTAAATACGCATTATTATCTTATCATTTGTCTCATTTGTTCCATGAAATTGTTACTCAGGACCTGTTCTGTGAATGGTGTGTTTTTCGTCATATTGCGCCGTTTGAGTTCtcatttgtaaatatgttcatttattattcacGAGGCGATTTGAAATCTTAATCAGAGTGATTAGTCctcattgttgtttttttccGGCTTactgcattattattttttttcctgttttaTTATGTGATTTATGTTTCTATATGCTGAttgcatgatttttttttccactCAGGGATCTAGTTGAAAGtatctttaatttatcattactatacatatagatagaggtaaataaaagtgcTATAGACATAGATAGATTTACACCCAGTTTTCCCAAAAAGTCTGGCACAAACCAATCTAGTAAATGGGTTTGATCTATACCATGTAGAGGTATGATTACAACATAACGAAACTGTAAAGAAAAAAGGAGTTTCAATGTCGACTGTAACTGTTGGCCATTTTAAAGTGAAATGAAAGTTCTTGTCTCATAACAGAACTTGTTTGCAGGTCAGAACCGTACCGAGGTTGAATTAGGCGCAGACGCAGGCGCAGGAAGCGGGCCTGTCAGCGCGAGCGAGAGGAGAAGCGGGAGTGCAAGGGACAACCAGCCCAATGGACTCCACTTCAACAATACTAGGCTTAAGGAGTACGGAAGGAGGCTTGGCTTATTTATCCCTAAGGTAATTCATCTTATCACCCCTGTATCCTCCCAGTGGTATATCGGAGTGGCTACAAAATAAGGAGGATACGACTTATGGccatttctttattaaagaCGTAATGAAGTTGTGTGACACACGGAGTTGAGGCAGACGAGCGGGGAGCTATTCCACCATATATCCGTCCCTTTCCAAATGAAAAACCAAATAAGGTCAGCCTCTTTACGTGACCTATGTGCACGTTTCATTATAGCTGGGCACAAGTTAAAACATGAGGTCCTTCTTTATATTTTGGTCCTTGATTATGATAGCCAAATTCGTCAGGGTTGAAATCAGGCTATcataatacaatttgttttcaatgtttccagaaacaaaaatgttatacatgtataaaacTGTACCAAGGTTTTAAAAGGAATTAGgacattataaatgtattcagTCCCTATCGTGACTATTATCGTGTTCAGTTTGCATTTGATTAGGATATCAAGCTAACCGATAAACaacaaaagtacctactttgaaTAGGTATTGTTGTTACATGGTTGTTCTAGTTTCTGTAGAGGTCTTCTGCTCCCGAAATTTAGATACGCCACAAATCAAAACGTTTTAAATCGCGGGTTtctattatgaaaaaataaatggtacatattgcgaaaataaaaatatggtgaCGATCTATCTGACCCATTCAGTCATCGATTAGTAATTGAGTGACCAATGACAGTGATTGCTTCATCGGCTATTGTCTTACCTATAATACAATTACACCGATTTTTACCGTCACTTGTTCGATACTCAGCTCCCCACCAGACCTCTAAAAATGTCATTACTATTATTCATAGACGCTATATAGtatcctgctaatattataaatacgaatttgtgaggatgtacatatgtatgttctctctcacgcaaaatctattggacggagggttttgaaatttggtacacgggtagaatataaccgaATAAGTAGTATTCCTTCCGCTACCAAACCAGCGTGGAAGTTGTGAGAGTGATATTTATATCAAGTAATGTTTCTCAGAACGGAGGGACTAGAGTAGCGGAGGAGGGTGCGACTTCAGGGAGTAGTGGGGATTCTGTGTTCACCCCGGGCACGGAGGGGAGGCTCGAACGCCTGCCGGCCATGCTGGGGGCTCCCACGCAGGACGTCTACCTCGGAGGAACCTTTCCAGTAAGTGCCAAATACGAGTTATAATACACTAGCTATTATTTgactattttttacaaaaacggATGAGGATTTCTTTTACCATTCAACCAATATGTTAAAagagagaaaataacatttttgtggGATGTGCTGCTGTTGTTGTTGTGCCCGCAGCTCCCTCCACAGTAGCCTATGgttattaactatatctattccaaaattACATTCAAATCACTCCAGCCGTTTAGCACTGAGAGCATAATTGACGACGCCTCAGATGCTTAATTTAtgcatgtatttttataaaagaataaattgttAAGTATAAACTAGAGgttaaaaacttatatttgcAAATGCGTCAATTAGCGAAAAGCTCAAtgtaatatcatttaattaatcCTACATCCTATCTGTGACATCTCTacatttcattattcatttacTTACTCATTCTGTCTAATCATAGCATGCTTGCTCGGCGCCAAGACAAGTTATGCTTACTTCCTTATGAACAAAGGTTAGGATATAGGATTAAGCGTGCATAGAATGAAAAGGTGTCGGAATAAccgttcaataaataatatacccagcgtttataattgtaatatctTCTACAATTAGAAACGCCTagtgtaaaattgtaattgcAAATTGCTCACATCCAATTATATCGATTTTCTCACTATAATCCGTGTCGAATGATGAAGTGACGACCATTTGAATATTAATCGAGACGCTGATGTCATACACCGTTACTAACAATACTATCGAACATGTGATcgccaaataaaatattttacatggcGTTGTGTTTTGGACAAGTTATATTGAAAtggttttttttgttttgtttttcgaatattaaatatttttttaggagAATTTCGATGTGGGTGGAatattaagtatgttttttgttctacttattaattaaaactacttataaaaaatagtatagaATTATTTGCACGTTGACATGTGCCtcaattatagttttatttcggCAGACAAACGGCACGCGACCAGAAGAAGTTCTAAGGCGGGAGGGCATTACATACGTCATTCCTCGCGTTAACGACTACACGCGCATGTTCTCTGCGCCTGCGCGGCGCTCCGCTCCCACGCACCCGGAGTCCCCCCGGAGGGACAAGAAGCCGCGCCCTTCCTACCCGAGCTCCTCCGACGAGGTCCAGCTGAGGGAAACTTCTACTGCCGCAGACAACAACGCCCGGCTCAGTGCATCCGATTTTTATACGGTCACTGAGGACGTCACGCCGCAGCCGTTCAAAGGTGACTCTTCTATATTTGTCGATGCCTTAATTTGACGGACATTTGGCCATTActcgtaaaaaaaactataccgTATCCACGATTAAAAGCAACCATAACAGAAGCAATTTCActcaaaagtaatttatgtGTACAGAGAAaaagcaattaatttatttacgacACTATACGAAGTCCTCTAGTCACATGTATTGACGAAAGATGTTTTGTTGAAGTCGACCCAAAAGCAATTAAATTGACTAGTAATCAGCAGCGGGTTTGATGAGTAATGATAAGTGATGactcattttcaattttaaaacatgacTATTACTTCGATGGTTCACTCGGGATTGTTTCGATTTTACAGTAAACTAAATTTGTTTATCTTCATCAGTGTAAGGAAATTCCAAACCCACGCCTAAAAGGCATGGCAAGTTGGTACCAATTATTGCAAGTAATAAACGATACTGGTGCGTGTACATAACCAGTAATTTTCTATTCATACTGCCTATGTCCAAGTGAAATTTCTTTTTGCATTGGTTTCATGGgacattttattgaaacagCCTTTTATGAAGGTCAGAACTGATTGCATACACATACACATGCAGCGTTTCATATGATGGTATATCTCAGCCATATTACAAAGTCTGAAAGTTGAGacacaaatttgaaaaatgctATGTGCATTTCAATGAATCGAGTACATACCGGACGAATAAATTGcattttgcttttaaatttagatcCGAGCGAACGCATATACCATGTTAATATGCGTGCGTGAGTGGTACTCGGTAATGTTGATATGATGATAAGAATAATTATTCGACAGGTACATACGACGAAGATTTACTGCTGGGTTCGCGCGTGCTAGTTTTCTCAATGAACGCGGAGGCGCCGTGTTTCGCGGCGATGGTGTTGGCAGCGCATTACGTCGCCCTGTGTCCGCACACCACTGTACTCTTAGTACAGTTAATGGATCCCACCAAAGTGACCAATGTATGTATCATTTTAAGTATTCTTTTTATCTTCCTTCCAGTCCTTTTCATTGATTGGTTGAAGTGTGTGATGACTGGGTTTTAACCCGGGTGATTTCCTATCACTGCTTTCCCTTGTACCAATTTAGTAATGGTTTATCTTGATCGTTTCTAGTATAGCGAAGCGGCGGTGAAGGACTACAACAGAGGGCGGCACTATCTCACCGACCTCGCCAAGCGCGCCGGGGTGCCCGTGTTCGACAACGTGGACGCGACTGTGGCGCATGTCGTTAGCAAACTGCGACAGACATAGCCACCACATTATCAATGATTATAAGTTAAGTGTCCCATTGAATTTACGTAACTTCGCAGCTTATATGAATTTACAATGATTCTGAAATCACAAGGTCGCATCATCGATATTGCTTTGTATtaggcaaatattttttttatacaagttCTATTATGAATCTCACACTGTACGTACGACTGCGATATCCAGGTTGGCGGTCGTTGCAAGGAGCAACCTTCATCACATTAATAAAGACATCACAAATCCTTCAACCGACTGTTTATGGTTAGCGGTAGAGTCTCATAACGcgtgtacttatttttttaagacgTTTGGTTTAGTACAAAAATGTCTCTCTTTTATTTCGTCACTCtctattgtattataatagaatgtaaaatataacatatttttcactaattttaatataagaatGTCTGAGCGAGTATGGATGGTGATGTAGCAAGGAAGTCGTGACCGGTTTACAACAAGTCTCTGTGATGAATTTGTTTAGGACAactttaattgaataaatcaaTGCATACTATATAGGTGATAATAATTGTAGTTACGCAGGTATGTCCATAGCGTGGGGTATATTGTCAGTCTTTACAATTCAAATTAGTTATCGACGagtttgacaaaaaatacggGGAATTCCTAAACGTAGACACCAAACCCTGTGAGGTATTCAAATCAATGTTGCTTGTTCATTTGtggtatagtttttatttaacatgttCTTACCATTTCTTTCCGGTTAATGAAGTAAATGACCTTGAGGTCGAGCTGTTGGACTGTACAAGCGACATTGTAGTGATTCATCGCAGACTAGGTCAGAACATTTGTGTACCTGTACTTCGCAAACGCCGGTCTATGGAGTAACGCttcatttaaagaaataaaagtatacctgaaatacaaaaaagtgtGGCTGccgaattttacaaaattatgcgAGATATTAGTATTGGATTATGCTGAACTTTTTTTGATAAACGAAATTGTTCTCCATAGGCAGGCCTAAGCTAGGGATAGGCAATACCACAAAAGTACTCGGTGGTGAAACGACATATTTAGAATACGGTACATATGCAGAGTTAGGCATGTACTACTTGTAGAGTACAGTGGGTCGCCATTTTCTCTCAAATTAGATCTTAATTTGGAATATTGGCGTAATGTTTCAATTGAACTTTGTCACAGGTCATATAACAAAGTACAACATGTCTTGCTCATGTAGCAGATTTAAGGatttttatgtactttaatGTTACGCAAATTCACCACGTAATTATActcatttttattgtagttataatgaaattatagtTTCGAAAGTaaattatgcaaatatttaacgttttaatacctaataaaatgGGGTTCTAAAGACATGGTACCTACTCTAGGTATAGCATAGATACAATTTAGAcaatatagattttaataaCGATTGACCCACTGTCGCTAAaactattacatttttttatttaattcagcaaattttatttgctagtCACACTAGCTATTAACATTATCTAAGTACTTTGTAATTGTTTGatagtacaaataaatatctaatttatagaaaaaatatttcgtatatcaattgtattttatgcCATGTACGCTTATTTTAAACGAAATCCTTCACAAtatgtaaatagataaatttgtaattattaagtGTTTCATTATTTCCTAGACCAAAAAAGCCAGTTATCAAGTCTCGAACCATTTTGTAAAACTCTTGTCTGGAACTTAATTTGTGAAATAGTGTACTGGTAGTACTAATatgaaatgcaaataaaatacttacctaacataatacttttcttttattagaATTATCTTTCAGCTAATACAATGTTTACTATGAGCAGTAACTGTTAAAAAACTGTCATCTTTTGTTTATCTTTTCTATTTCTCTGTTCTTTGGATATAAGGTGTTCTTTATTTCTAAGAGCACTAAGCTCCTTGTTTTTCTCTAGAATTTGCAAATTAATGTTTCTGTGGCCATTAGAGCCAGCGGCGTGTCGTACTAGTGAGGCGTTTAGCTTCAGTATTTCCTTTTCCAACCTTCTGGTGTCttctgttattttaaattgttctaTATTTAGGTCTTTGCTAGTTGATTGTTTAATGCCTACTGTAGGCGAGATAGAAGTGTCTTCGTTTTCTCTGTCTCCCAGGGTCCTATTGAGAAAATTAAagacatttcttttttctttctctttttcgCGCTCGTAAGCTCTTTTATTTCGCTCCTCTTCTTTCTTTTGTAGTCGTTTCAGTTTTTGCTCAACCTGtgaacatttttacatttcataacaatacacAATCTCGGTGACGCATCCCctaattatataatcaatttaattattaatgttatttaattaagataTCGTATCTTTTTTTGATGCTTATTACCGATAACCTTTATCttgaaagtttttaatttatacaaaacaaaatctacaatctatatcatataaaactgtaaatatgataATTGTTTGCTCAGACAATACCTACTCAAATTCATGCAATACCTGCTCCGGTGAGCATTTCGGAATCAAAATTACCCaaagaggattgacgtcaggtaAGCAGCCGGTTATAAAAGCATAGCCAtatctacaaaatttaatggttGATTTCCTCGGGCGGTATTTTCCCGTGTGTGTTACAGAATAATAAAGAGAGATACAAGACGCATGTAAGTTGCCGCAGAGTGTGTTGCTCAGCTAGCATAGTAGTAGTAACCTTGAGCGGATCTTGCTCCTGGGCCCGATCGGCGAGAGCCATGCAGCGGTCGAGGCTGGCGCCGGCGGGCACGCGGCGCGCCTCCACCGGCAGCACGCGGCCCGCGCCTGCCGCGCCCAGCCCCCGCCCCGGCACGTAGCCCATCGCCAGCATCAGCTTCGACCCGATACCCTGCACGCGACAAGTTTATATTCGTCAACAACCATTCCAACGTCCCCAATGCTggggcacaggccttccttatggatggataaggagagTGGCCTCTCCTAACCCTGACCCACCAACTGCAACTGGGACCAACGGCTTAACGTATTGATGGTAAGTCACTATCACAAATGGTCGGTActattataatagatatttagCCGCCACTATCACAAGCCAAGCGCgataaccactgcgccattgagcttctttatttatactacccagaaagaaaaataaacaccaTTTTCAACAAGACAGAAATTAAAAACCAACACATTAAGGACCTGTTTATATAGAATTGCGACGACGCATAATAGTAGCTCTTTTGTGTGTGCTGTATGTTGACGTACatcgaaataatttatacaatttctgcgtttgGGACATGGCTCtaaataacacactcaaaaaGAAGAATGGAACATATCAAACAGTGTAATTATGTTTCACATGTGTTGGGTAGGGCTAACTGGGCCAATCATAAGGCAAACGTCAGGCAAATTTATTTAGCAGTTTATCTatcagattacaataatatacgatattttatcagatagTGGCGAAACAGgcctaatttataaattacctaaGAAGAGCAGTTAATACATACTCACTCTGGTGTGTCGCTCCCACTCGCCCATGGTCGGGCCGTTGATCTCCAGACTCCTCTCTACCAGAAGTGCACTTGCGTCGAACTCCTCCGAGCGCATTGTTTTACTCTCGGGATACTCTGTGTCGCTGATACTGTCATCGCTGTCCGAGTCTTGCTCACCTTCCGCTGTGAAATAAATCATGTGAAgatataaaacaacattttagatatgcataaaaatacattacacaTATAATGTCCGACCCGTGTTGAGGATAAAATCCGCGGGAAAATGCTGAtagaactaaaataaaaaacggatTTAACTATGAGAGGTTCTACCAGTCTCAATCGCAAATTTTGAATGTGACACAAATAGGCGACTTTCGTCGGAAAATCTGTCGCatactgatttttttatgaacattttaaTAGGGCATTATTagaaaagaaaacacatatttCATACTTACTGGTTAGAGGAAACAATTCTTCGAAGCTGACATGGAGCTCATCTGAAGAGGACTTCCTTTTGTCTCCTGACTTGGCTCCATGTTCTAACTTTGCTACACAGATCCGTTTCTCAAAGTCGACGTGTTTTACTATAGCTCTATGCCATAAATGGTACATTTCTGTGGTCCTTTTAGTTAAACTTAtatcctaaaaaaataaaatattaaaacatttaattttagatgtTTGTGTCtcacagatttatattttttataatgaccaaacattttggtaaaatttaaaaattgataaatttacatgttttttaaaaagtaacagTTTATATCACTTACTTCATCATCTGGTGGTTTTAATTTCAGAAGAATTCTACTACCAATTTTAATACTATCAAAATTGGGATCTGTAGCTTCTTTTAGATTTGATAATGGTACAATAGCACCATGTgaatacctaaaaatatttgatttatcagTTGAATGAAAGGACTTTCTGATttctataatgttttattattagcaaATGTGTCatgcataaaataatgaatagcATTCtgtgaaaaacaaacaaactggAGTAAACGGCATAAGTCCCTCATACAGTATTTGAACTTTCGAGTATTGCATACCAGTAAATCAAATTGCTAGTGTTCTACTCACATGCCAGTATACAGTACACAGAAGACATGTTGACACATACTTGTAGCTGGCATGTAAGTGTGCCAGTCCTATTTTTCCTCTCGGCCGTAATATGAGACTGACATTTGGTATGCAGGTTTTTGGGGAGTGTAGACATGGTTACATAGAGGAGGGGAGCACTATCATGTTCATGATAGTGTgtgttaaatatgtatatctattAAAACTCACCTACATTTTTCATCATCAAATTTGCATTCACCATCCAGATAGAAGGGACAGGGCAGCATCTCTGTATGGGTAGGGTGAGTAAAAAGCACCCGTACCTGTAGGTGagtaaattatgttaattttaatggcATCAAGATGTAAACAATGAAGGTGTAAAATAACTTACGACTTTTGATAGTCTTAACTTGGATAGTCCTCAATTCATAgtttttttacctattttgGTTGCATGCTTTGTTAGTAAATACTTTAATTGTAATTAGAATGATAATTAAGtaccaaataaacatttttttctttctttgtctTATATGGAAATTGATTTCTTTTGAACTTTCTTTAAAACTCTATAAATACCAGTAACCATATACATCATATACATATGGATGTATGAATACTTTATCCAACAGAGAGGtgttgtttaataatttttagtataaCTGACCTGAAGATCTTTGAACTGATCATCATCCTGGCGTGGCACTACAGCACTAACCATTGCATTGTGCAAGCTCGGCTGGCCACCCCACTTGTGAGTGTGGTAGACCGCACACTTCATACCCAATAATGTAGCTAGCTCATCCtgcaaaacattattaatattaaaattataacccATGAACATAATATCTTATTTCTCTGTTCAAATCTATGTAACAAGATGGTTAAAGTTACAGTTCTTGCATGGTTGATATCATTGGATCAGATTATGTAGAGATAAGTTCCtagtgcaaaaaatatataaggcCCCACGGCAACTAACTGCACTTGAGGGGTGCTACACCACACagaaagaaaactatattccACTATAACTGCTGATATAGATATCTAACAATATACCATGTAGCTTTTGATTTACCTCAATATCACTATCATCATCTTGACTGCTTTGAGTGTGGTTGTCACTTTTAGAACATCCTGGTTTCTCATGATTTCCAGACTCATATGCTCCAGACTTTGTCATTTCTTGCtgcaaacataaataaaagctacCTGTATTTATTAAGTTCACTTCCCCCTTGCATTACAGTGAGACTTAACATTAACAGCATAGAATTAATCACTAGAGTAAGAAATTatgattaataatttacattacattccatgacatttaattattgggCCATCAACCaacaaaattcataaaatatatcagaGAGTACAtccaataaatacaaattacagGTGCTATATTGTGGTACAATATATTTGGTGGGGAGTTCTTTCTAGAATAGCACATGAGGTAATGGAAGCGTCAAACAGCTGATAGCCAACAACATTCTCAATAAGTGTTTACATCAGCAGGTACTTGCCATGAATAAAGCATATTCATCATCTAATTCACTTTTATCTCCATTTGTAGAATTAGTTCCCATTGAAGTTGTATTTACATTAGATATTTTCATACTTGTAGCATCC
It includes:
- the raw gene encoding uncharacterized protein raw isoform X5 — translated: MVYVYIMELANAWGCRVGPPDQPAPADRVQNLFNDIELYPTKTQVFEMLVCARQCTRRKSLTLTFGEFCLFATELRRTRRYRQARQTPSKPDSPVWNVDKDLREKDICKPVNGSEASPPPCEVFLGGSCNPTTWRSDIAIPMLKTMGITYFNPQVDDWSMELVEVEHQAKAKARALLFVLDSETRAVAAAVEVAHLAAAPKDLLLVLKPYTRHQAIGGETVSDHEYVELARARATLQETVERRGLPVFTDIPAALRCARAVLRGARTHPRQSLGHTILRLKRVYDAAGGRNGRLSRTKAIDALRDMTNSTQDVDRCLPPSANYIDFEMFCAAVAELATDAGLALSPRVSAECVGSGRASMTSRVLRVFRSLRDRISPSTLGQNRTEVELGADAGAGSGPVSASERRSGSARDNQPNGLHFNNTRLKEYGRRLGLFIPKNGGTRVAEEGATSGSSGDSVFTPGTEGRLERLPAMLGAPTQDVYLGGTFPTNGTRPEEVLRREGITYVIPRVNDYTRMFSAPARRSAPTHPESPRRDKKPRPSYPSSSDEVQLRETSTAADNNARLSASDFYTVTEDVTPQPFKGTYDEDLLLGSRVLVFSMNAEAPCFAAMVLAAHYVALCPHTTVLLVQLMDPTKVTNYSEAAVKDYNRGRHYLTDLAKRAGVPVFDNVDATVAHVVSKLRQT